A genomic region of Marinobacter sp. NP-4(2019) contains the following coding sequences:
- a CDS encoding HDOD domain-containing protein has protein sequence MPGILSWISGLFSDTRPEPRPRSPEPRLFNPVIGDTSTTEQDALLVQNLEGHLFCWLLDSPPSALNTGTDEINPVLKQLEQRLHDQSIEELPRRPLTLPMLMQALSDETSDRHQVTGIILSDPALTDQLLQIANSPYFRPGDQTIESVDHAVFVLGLDGIRSVISAAVLRPMMAARNSREALFAQRVWRWGLTCARAAELIAKIQGQDTSAHFMVGLLPALSYITLRREIHRIYLANGYRQEPGPAVIRYALARYHWATTQLLANEWNLPPKYHAYLLAAERPAPEQQHTPLNDGMIMGTREALRHAHQRNMAEEKLLSLVRLNEEQFAFVRKALLRMLED, from the coding sequence ATGCCAGGCATTTTATCCTGGATATCAGGTTTGTTTTCGGACACCCGGCCTGAGCCCCGGCCCCGGTCCCCCGAACCAAGGCTGTTCAATCCGGTAATTGGCGACACCTCCACCACTGAGCAGGATGCCCTTCTGGTGCAAAACCTGGAGGGCCACCTTTTCTGCTGGTTGCTGGACTCACCACCTTCTGCACTCAATACCGGCACAGACGAAATCAATCCGGTACTGAAACAGCTTGAACAACGCCTGCACGACCAGAGCATCGAAGAATTACCGCGTCGGCCGCTGACACTCCCCATGCTGATGCAGGCCCTGTCGGACGAGACATCAGACCGCCACCAGGTGACCGGAATCATACTCAGTGATCCGGCACTCACCGACCAGCTCCTGCAAATTGCCAACAGCCCCTATTTCAGGCCCGGTGACCAAACCATCGAGTCGGTGGACCACGCAGTCTTTGTACTGGGGCTTGATGGCATCCGAAGTGTTATATCAGCCGCAGTTTTACGGCCGATGATGGCGGCGCGCAACAGCCGCGAGGCCCTGTTTGCCCAACGGGTCTGGCGATGGGGGCTGACCTGTGCCCGCGCGGCGGAACTGATCGCCAAAATACAGGGGCAGGACACCAGTGCGCACTTTATGGTGGGCCTCCTGCCGGCCCTGTCCTATATTACATTGCGAAGGGAAATCCACCGTATCTACCTTGCCAACGGCTACAGGCAGGAGCCCGGCCCGGCAGTCATCCGGTATGCCCTGGCGCGTTACCACTGGGCGACCACCCAACTGCTGGCCAATGAGTGGAATCTACCTCCAAAATACCACGCCTACCTGCTTGCAGCTGAACGCCCCGCGCCCGAACAGCAACACACGCCCCTGAACGACGGCATGATCATGGGAACCCGAGAAGCACTTCGTCACGCCCACCAGCGTAATATGGCGGAGGAGAAACTGCTCAGTCTGGTTCGTCTGAATGAGGAGCAGTTTGCATTTGTACGCAAAGCGCTTCTCAGAATGCTGGAAGACTGA
- a CDS encoding YihY/virulence factor BrkB family protein has protein sequence MASFQLKDRLQAAENWILANPNPPQHWPWTWLYKTGRSLYALIRDVISGNLTLHSMSLVYTTLLSIVPLLALSFSVLKALGVHQRMEPFLFQFFEPMGPQGVQIAEQILSFVDNMKVGVLGSVGLALLVYTVISLVQKIERSFNMIWRVPDMRSMAQRFSNYLSVIMVGPLLMVSAIGATATIFSSKFVQTLVEIEPFGSLIIAVSRFTPFFLVVGAFTFVYVFIPNTRVKLRYAFIGGLVAGVSWQTAGMLFASFVAGSAKYEAIYSSFAIGIILLIWTYLNWMILLLGASLSFYLQNPGSVAKRRQVQLSPELQEKVALALMWMVAKPFSEGKSAPQQEWLEHQLRVPGEVTRGVSDKLIRAGFLMLAGSQGDRLVPGRALNLITVGNVLEAVRHDEDRVVDRLPPVIPEGLRIRSAADESVTFAELLSEEPGKPPA, from the coding sequence GTGGCTTCTTTTCAACTGAAAGACCGGCTTCAGGCTGCGGAAAACTGGATTCTCGCCAATCCCAATCCCCCCCAGCACTGGCCGTGGACCTGGCTCTATAAAACCGGGCGCAGCCTGTATGCGCTGATCCGCGATGTGATCAGTGGCAACCTGACTCTGCACTCCATGAGTCTGGTGTACACCACGCTGCTCAGTATAGTGCCGTTGCTGGCGTTGAGTTTCTCGGTACTCAAGGCTCTGGGGGTGCACCAGCGGATGGAGCCGTTCCTGTTCCAGTTCTTTGAACCCATGGGACCGCAGGGGGTGCAGATAGCCGAGCAGATCCTGAGCTTTGTCGACAACATGAAAGTCGGGGTACTGGGCTCGGTGGGCCTGGCGTTGCTGGTGTATACGGTCATTTCGCTGGTCCAGAAAATCGAGCGTTCCTTCAACATGATCTGGCGCGTACCGGACATGCGATCCATGGCGCAAAGGTTCAGCAATTACCTGAGCGTGATCATGGTCGGGCCCCTGTTGATGGTGTCCGCCATCGGCGCGACCGCTACCATTTTCTCCTCCAAGTTCGTGCAGACGTTGGTCGAAATAGAGCCTTTTGGTTCGTTGATCATTGCCGTCAGTCGTTTTACACCTTTCTTTCTGGTGGTGGGAGCCTTCACCTTCGTTTATGTGTTTATCCCCAACACCCGGGTCAAACTGCGTTACGCTTTTATCGGCGGCCTGGTGGCGGGGGTGTCCTGGCAGACTGCGGGTATGCTGTTTGCCTCTTTTGTGGCAGGTTCCGCCAAATACGAGGCGATCTATTCCAGCTTTGCCATAGGTATCATTCTGCTGATCTGGACGTATCTCAACTGGATGATTCTGCTGCTCGGCGCCAGTTTGTCGTTTTACCTGCAGAATCCGGGGTCGGTAGCGAAGCGCCGCCAGGTTCAATTGTCTCCCGAGCTGCAGGAAAAGGTGGCTCTGGCGCTGATGTGGATGGTTGCGAAACCCTTCAGCGAAGGTAAATCGGCACCCCAGCAGGAGTGGTTGGAGCATCAGCTGCGTGTGCCCGGCGAAGTTACCCGTGGTGTGAGTGACAAGTTGATCCGGGCGGGCTTCCTGATGCTGGCGGGTAGTCAGGGAGACCGATTGGTGCCGGGGCGGGCACTCAACCTGATCACTGTGGGCAACGTACTGGAGGCTGTCCGCCATGATGAGGATCGGGTAGTGGATCGCCTGCCTCCGGTGATTCCGGAGGGGTTGCGAATACGTTCCGCCGCCGATGAGTCGGTCACCTTTGCCGAGCTGTTGAGTGAGGAACCGGGGAAGCCTCCTGCCTGA
- a CDS encoding D-2-hydroxyacid dehydrogenase — MKAVFLDADTLGNDVDLTPIETVTGGLVKHERTAPEQVLERIRGFDTVVVNKVVLNREHFEACPELKTIAVVATGLNNIDQAAAKDHGIRVMNVTHYGRSTVAQHTMALMLALATRLLDYNRDVRAGRWGRSSMFCLMDHPIMELEGRTLGIVGYGDLGQGVAERARAFGMKILLGARPGQERGEVDGYPRIPLDELLPQVDVLSLHCLLTDDTRNMIGARELATMKREALLINTSRGGLVDEQALADALRAGTIGGAGFDVLTEEPPRHGNPLLADDIPNLIVTPHSAWASREARQRIVGITAHNLESVG; from the coding sequence ATGAAAGCGGTTTTCCTCGATGCTGATACCCTCGGAAACGACGTTGACCTGACGCCCATTGAAACCGTTACCGGGGGCCTGGTAAAGCATGAACGGACGGCTCCTGAACAGGTGCTTGAACGGATTCGTGGCTTCGATACCGTCGTCGTGAACAAGGTCGTGCTCAACCGCGAACATTTCGAGGCCTGCCCGGAACTTAAAACCATAGCCGTGGTGGCGACCGGACTCAATAACATTGATCAGGCTGCAGCCAAAGACCACGGCATCCGGGTGATGAATGTCACCCACTATGGCCGCTCCACCGTGGCGCAGCACACCATGGCATTGATGCTGGCGCTGGCGACGCGATTGCTGGATTACAACCGCGATGTACGGGCCGGGCGTTGGGGGCGTAGCTCGATGTTCTGCCTGATGGACCACCCGATTATGGAGCTGGAAGGCCGAACCCTGGGCATCGTTGGTTATGGCGATCTCGGGCAGGGTGTCGCGGAACGTGCCCGGGCCTTTGGTATGAAGATTCTGCTGGGCGCACGTCCCGGGCAGGAGCGGGGTGAAGTGGACGGTTATCCCCGGATACCCCTGGACGAGTTGCTGCCGCAGGTGGATGTGCTGTCACTGCATTGCCTGCTGACGGACGATACCCGGAACATGATCGGCGCCCGGGAACTGGCGACGATGAAAAGGGAAGCACTGCTGATCAACACCAGCCGGGGCGGCCTGGTAGACGAGCAGGCGTTGGCCGATGCCCTGCGGGCTGGCACGATTGGCGGGGCCGGTTTTGATGTGCTGACAGAAGAGCCTCCGCGCCATGGCAATCCACTGCTGGCGGATGACATTCCCAACCTGATTGTGACCCCGCATTCCGCCTGGGCGAGTCGGGAGGCAAGGCAGAGAATTGTTGGCATAACGGCCCACAACCTGGAGTCTGTTGGTTAG
- the tmpT gene encoding thiopurine S-methyltransferase produces MEHEFWHERWAKKEIGFHEGTINSYLHDHWPELAGEGAPAVLVPLCGKAHDMWWLHDRGHPIIGVELSDIACKDFFEEAGEKAMVRPGEPFTRFKHDNLELWCGDFFQLVPDDLKHIRLVYDRAALIALPPKMRKEYVEHLTAVIPDGTRILLITLDYDTEIKGPPFNVSDEEVWELYSDDYDIEHILTNTLAKDHPFTKRKGLAGATESVFRLVKK; encoded by the coding sequence ATGGAACACGAATTCTGGCACGAGCGCTGGGCAAAGAAGGAAATAGGCTTTCACGAAGGGACCATCAACAGCTATCTTCACGACCACTGGCCTGAGCTGGCGGGCGAAGGCGCACCCGCGGTGCTCGTTCCGCTCTGTGGCAAGGCCCACGATATGTGGTGGCTGCATGATCGCGGCCATCCGATCATTGGTGTGGAGTTGAGTGACATTGCCTGCAAGGACTTCTTCGAGGAGGCCGGCGAGAAGGCGATGGTTCGACCGGGCGAGCCGTTCACCCGGTTCAAGCACGACAATCTGGAGCTCTGGTGCGGCGATTTTTTCCAGCTGGTCCCGGATGACCTGAAACACATCCGCCTGGTCTACGACCGCGCCGCACTGATCGCCCTGCCCCCGAAAATGCGCAAGGAATATGTCGAGCACCTGACGGCGGTCATCCCTGACGGCACCCGAATTCTGCTGATCACCCTGGACTACGACACCGAGATCAAGGGGCCGCCGTTCAACGTCAGCGACGAGGAGGTTTGGGAGCTGTATTCCGACGACTACGACATCGAACACATCCTGACCAACACGCTGGCCAAGGACCATCCGTTTACCAAGCGCAAGGGGCTGGCTGGGGCTACTGAGAGTGTGTTTCGGCTTGTCAAAAAGTAG
- a CDS encoding PrkA family serine protein kinase — protein MTILQHFKDRYEATQEEEYSLEEYLEICKKDPTAYATAAERMLLAIGEPELVDTSRDSRLSRIFSNKVIKRYPEFSDFYGMEDAVENIVSFFRHAAQGLEEKKQILYLLGPVGGGKSSLAEKLKFLMQKVPFYAIKGSPVNESPLGLFDPDEDGPILEEEYGIPLRYLQNIMSPWAVKRLHEYGGDISQFKVVKKYPSVLDQIGVSKTEPGDDNNQDISALVGKVNIRMLEDYSQDDPDAYSFSGGLCRANQGLLEFVEMFKAPIKVLHPLLTATQEGNYNTTEGMGSVPFDGIILAHSNESEWQTFRNNKHNEAFLDRVYIVKVPYCVRVTEEIEIYKKLLKNSSLAGAPCAPDTLDMLAQFSVLSRIKEPENSSIFSKMRVYDGQNIKDTDPKAKSIQEYRDSAGVNEGMDGLSTRFAFKILSKVFNFDTTEVAANPVHLLYVLEKQIEQEQFQSEIQERYLRFIKEFLAPHYVQFIGKEIQTAYLESYSEYGQNLFDRYVTYADFWIQDQEYRDPETGEILDRSAINDELEKIEKPAGISNPKDFRNEVVNFVLRARANNQGRNPSWLSYEKLRSVIEKKMFSNTEDLLPVISFNPKASQEDQKKHKQFVERMVDRGYTEKQVRLLAEWYLRVRKSH, from the coding sequence ATGACTATACTGCAGCACTTCAAAGACCGGTATGAAGCAACTCAGGAGGAGGAATACTCCCTTGAGGAATACCTGGAGATCTGCAAAAAGGACCCAACGGCATACGCCACTGCCGCGGAGAGGATGTTACTGGCCATTGGCGAGCCAGAGCTAGTCGACACGTCCCGTGACTCCCGGCTGTCACGCATTTTTTCCAACAAGGTTATCAAACGTTACCCCGAATTCTCCGACTTCTACGGTATGGAAGATGCCGTGGAGAACATTGTGTCCTTCTTCCGGCATGCCGCTCAGGGGCTGGAGGAGAAGAAACAGATTCTCTATCTGCTGGGTCCGGTCGGTGGCGGTAAATCTTCACTGGCGGAGAAGCTCAAGTTTCTGATGCAGAAAGTGCCCTTCTATGCCATCAAGGGCTCGCCGGTAAACGAATCCCCACTGGGCTTGTTTGATCCCGATGAAGATGGACCGATTCTGGAGGAAGAGTACGGCATTCCCCTGCGGTACCTGCAAAACATCATGTCACCGTGGGCTGTGAAGCGCCTGCACGAATACGGCGGTGATATCAGCCAGTTCAAGGTGGTGAAGAAATACCCGTCGGTGCTTGACCAGATTGGTGTTTCCAAGACAGAGCCCGGTGACGACAACAACCAGGATATTTCCGCGCTGGTGGGCAAGGTGAATATCCGCATGCTGGAGGATTACTCCCAGGACGATCCGGACGCCTACAGCTTCAGTGGCGGCCTGTGCCGGGCCAACCAGGGGCTGCTGGAGTTTGTGGAGATGTTCAAGGCGCCCATCAAGGTACTTCACCCCCTGCTGACGGCCACTCAGGAAGGCAACTACAACACCACCGAGGGTATGGGGTCAGTGCCATTTGACGGCATTATCCTGGCCCACTCCAACGAATCCGAATGGCAGACCTTCCGCAATAACAAACACAATGAGGCGTTCCTTGACCGGGTTTACATCGTCAAAGTGCCCTATTGCGTGCGGGTAACGGAAGAGATCGAGATCTACAAGAAACTGCTCAAGAACAGCTCACTCGCCGGTGCCCCCTGCGCCCCGGATACTCTGGACATGCTAGCCCAGTTCTCGGTGCTGTCGCGGATCAAGGAGCCGGAAAACTCCAGCATCTTCTCCAAGATGCGAGTTTACGACGGCCAGAACATCAAGGACACCGACCCGAAAGCGAAATCCATCCAGGAATACCGGGATTCCGCAGGGGTCAACGAAGGCATGGATGGTCTGTCCACCCGCTTTGCCTTCAAGATTTTGTCCAAGGTGTTCAACTTTGACACCACGGAAGTGGCGGCCAACCCGGTCCACCTGTTGTATGTCCTGGAGAAACAGATTGAGCAGGAGCAGTTCCAGTCGGAAATCCAGGAGCGTTATCTGCGCTTCATCAAGGAATTCCTGGCCCCGCACTATGTTCAGTTCATCGGCAAGGAAATTCAGACCGCGTATCTGGAAAGCTACAGCGAATACGGTCAGAACCTGTTCGATCGCTATGTAACCTATGCCGACTTCTGGATTCAGGACCAGGAATACCGGGATCCGGAAACTGGCGAAATTCTCGACCGCTCTGCCATCAACGACGAGCTGGAGAAAATCGAGAAACCGGCCGGTATCAGCAACCCGAAGGACTTCCGCAACGAGGTGGTCAACTTCGTATTGCGGGCACGGGCAAACAATCAGGGCCGCAACCCTTCCTGGCTCAGCTATGAGAAGCTGCGTAGCGTGATTGAGAAGAAGATGTTCTCCAATACCGAGGATCTCCTGCCGGTTATTTCGTTCAACCCGAAAGCCAGCCAGGAAGATCAGAAGAAGCACAAGCAGTTCGTCGAGCGTATGGTCGATCGAGGCTACACGGAGAAACAGGTACGGCTACTGGCCGAATGGTATCTGCGCGTCCGTAAGTCTCACTAA